The Psychrobacter sp. LV10R520-6 genome includes a region encoding these proteins:
- the nfuA gene encoding Fe-S biogenesis protein NfuA: MSEHNPTDTAPADYESALDLEQTETKSNITITEAAQGYLADLLSKQDTDGIGVRIFVEHPGTPRAECCMAYNQPGEEDIADLQFSYEDFSAFIDAASVPYLEDAVIDYNKDRFGGQLTFRAPNSKMPKVGSDASVEERINYILQSEINPGLAAHGGDVQLLELIEEEGIGLTAVLKFGGGCQGCSAVDMTLRQGVEVQLKQQVPELTQVVDETDHTSTENAYYK, encoded by the coding sequence TTGAGCAGACTGAAACTAAGAGTAACATCACTATCACTGAGGCAGCGCAAGGCTACTTAGCTGACCTATTATCTAAGCAAGATACTGATGGTATTGGTGTGCGTATCTTTGTCGAGCATCCTGGTACGCCGCGCGCTGAATGTTGCATGGCATATAATCAGCCAGGCGAAGAAGATATTGCTGATTTGCAATTCAGCTATGAAGACTTTTCTGCCTTTATTGATGCCGCCTCAGTACCGTATTTAGAAGATGCGGTAATTGACTATAATAAAGACCGCTTCGGTGGCCAGTTGACCTTCCGCGCGCCGAACTCTAAAATGCCAAAAGTTGGTTCAGATGCCAGTGTGGAAGAGCGTATTAACTATATATTGCAATCAGAAATCAACCCGGGTTTGGCCGCGCATGGTGGTGACGTACAATTGCTAGAGTTGATTGAAGAAGAAGGTATTGGCCTCACAGCCGTATTAAAATTCGGTGGCGGTTGCCAAGGGTGTTCAGCAGTCGATATGACTTTGCGTCAAGGTGTAGAAGTGCAACTGAAGCAGCAAGTACCAGAATTAACGCAAGTGGTTGATGAGACTGATCATACTAGTACTGAAAATGCCTATTACAAATAA